The Maylandia zebra isolate NMK-2024a linkage group LG4, Mzebra_GT3a, whole genome shotgun sequence genome includes a window with the following:
- the nkiras2 gene encoding NF-kappa-B inhibitor-interacting Ras-like protein 2, with protein sequence MGKSCKVVVCGQAAVGKTAVLEQLLYANHVAGSEPMETLEDIYIGSIETDRGTREQVRFYDTRGLRDGMEFPRHYYTFADGFVLVYSIDSKESFKRMEALKKDIDRHRDKKEVTIVVLGNKLDKQEERRVDLNVAQNWAKNEKVRLWEVSVVDRRTLIEPFVYLASKMTQPQSKSTFPLSRNKNKGSGSTDS encoded by the exons ATGGGTAAAAGCTGTAAAGTGGTGGTTTGTGGTCAAGCCGCAGTAGGAAAAACGGCTGTGTTAGAACAACTACTGTATGCCAATCATGTTGCAG GTTCAGAGCCAATGGAGACCCTTGAGGATATCTATATTGGCTCCATAGAAACTGACCGTGGCACACGAGAGCAGGTGCGCTTCTATGACACCCGTGGACTCCGGGATGGGATGGAGTTTCCCCGACATTACTACACTTTTGCTGATGGCTTCGTACTAGTCTACAGCATTGATAGTAAAGAGTCCTTTAAACGAATGGAGGCCCTTAAGAAAGACATTGATCGCCACAGAGACAAGAAAGAG GTAACCATTGTTGTGCTGGGTAATAAACTGGACAAGCAGGAAGAGAGGAGAGTTGACTTGAACGTGGCCCAGAATTGGGCGAAGAATGAGAAGGTGCGTCTGTGGGAGGTGTCTGTAGTGGACCGACGTACACTCATTGAACCCTTTGTCTACCTCGCCAGCAAAATGACCCAGCCACAGAGCAAGTCCACTTTCCCTCTCAGCCGCAATAAGAATAAGGGCAGTGGTTCAACAGATAGCTAA